The proteins below come from a single Athene noctua chromosome 6, bAthNoc1.hap1.1, whole genome shotgun sequence genomic window:
- the COMMD9 gene encoding COMM domain-containing protein 9 isoform X2, with the protein MAALRDAEFAALQSLLKLVSALHNLTRHVVYHGLTRAEDILALFPENFHQNLKNLLTKIILENISAWRNEAQASQISLPRLVDMDWRVDIKMSSDSISRMAVPSCLLQLKIQEDAALCGNSPVVSALTMELSKETLDTMLEGLGRIRDQLSAVANK; encoded by the exons atggcggcgctgCGGGACGCGGAGTTCGCGGCGCTGCAGAGCCTGCTGAAG CTGGTATCTGCTTTGCACAACCTCACCAGGCATGTTGTGTACCACGGCTTGACAAGGGCAGAAGATATCCTCGCTCTCTTTCCAGAAAACTTCCACCAAAACCTGAAAAACCTTTTGACTAAAATAATCTTGGAGAATAT CTCTGCGTGGAGGAATGAAGCACAAGCAAGTCAGA TCTCCCTGCCTCGGCTGGTCGACATGGACTGGAGGGTGGACATCAAGATGTCTTCAGACAGCATCAGCAGAATGGCAGTCCCTAGTTGCCTGCTTCAGTTAAAG ATTCAGGAAGATGCGGCCTTATGTGGAAATAGTCCTGTTGTTTCTGCACTGACTATGGAACTGAGCAAAGAAACTCTGGACACTATGTTAGAAGGTCTAGGAAGGATCCGGGACCAGCTTTCTGCTGTTGCAAACAAATGA
- the COMMD9 gene encoding COMM domain-containing protein 9 isoform X1, with amino-acid sequence MAALRDAEFAALQSLLKAPSRDAVRQLCQECFSSPAAGLGPLAQRACPGLAVGPEEAEQLVSALHNLTRHVVYHGLTRAEDILALFPENFHQNLKNLLTKIILENISAWRNEAQASQISLPRLVDMDWRVDIKMSSDSISRMAVPSCLLQLKIQEDAALCGNSPVVSALTMELSKETLDTMLEGLGRIRDQLSAVANK; translated from the exons atggcggcgctgCGGGACGCGGAGTTCGCGGCGCTGCAGAGCCTGCTGAAG GCGCCGTCGAGGGACGCGGTGCGGCAGCTGTGCCAGGAGTGCTTctccagccccgccgccggcctcGGCCCGCTGGCGCAGCGCGCCTGTCCCGGCCTCGCCGTCGGCCCCGAGGAAGCGGAGCAG CTGGTATCTGCTTTGCACAACCTCACCAGGCATGTTGTGTACCACGGCTTGACAAGGGCAGAAGATATCCTCGCTCTCTTTCCAGAAAACTTCCACCAAAACCTGAAAAACCTTTTGACTAAAATAATCTTGGAGAATAT CTCTGCGTGGAGGAATGAAGCACAAGCAAGTCAGA TCTCCCTGCCTCGGCTGGTCGACATGGACTGGAGGGTGGACATCAAGATGTCTTCAGACAGCATCAGCAGAATGGCAGTCCCTAGTTGCCTGCTTCAGTTAAAG ATTCAGGAAGATGCGGCCTTATGTGGAAATAGTCCTGTTGTTTCTGCACTGACTATGGAACTGAGCAAAGAAACTCTGGACACTATGTTAGAAGGTCTAGGAAGGATCCGGGACCAGCTTTCTGCTGTTGCAAACAAATGA